The following coding sequences are from one Oryzisolibacter sp. LB2S window:
- a CDS encoding competence protein ComEC — protein sequence MADYFEIDFLGVETAKSGDAITLRYSVDGTEGVHVVDGGYLDTGDQIVEHLKTYYGTTVIDHVILTHPDRDHANGLRKVLEQCTVKNLWINRPWIYADQLIDRFENYESVEALRRKLRSIYDASAALEDIALEKGVSIHAPLQGQSIGPFMVMAPTLGRYLDLIADSSKTPEAVEESARDSALSSLFRVVKAATAYIKSLWGEEYFPPAPTSRENEMSVVQSAVLNGHRIMLTGDAGREALQEVIDYAPFAGLTLPGIRYFQVPHHGGRHNVSTEILDQLLGPRLDAMPDNHHWNAICSSAKADEDHPRKSVIRAVLHRGGHWAATESKNIRIGAGITRDGWVPIPQAPYPEDQEN from the coding sequence ATGGCTGACTACTTCGAGATTGATTTTTTAGGCGTCGAAACAGCGAAAAGTGGGGATGCGATCACGCTACGCTATTCGGTGGATGGCACTGAGGGCGTGCACGTCGTTGACGGTGGATATCTGGATACGGGAGATCAGATCGTCGAGCACCTGAAAACCTATTACGGAACAACTGTCATCGACCATGTGATCCTCACGCACCCTGACCGCGACCACGCCAATGGGCTGCGGAAGGTCTTGGAGCAATGCACAGTCAAGAATCTCTGGATCAACAGACCATGGATATACGCAGATCAACTGATTGATCGCTTCGAGAACTATGAGTCAGTTGAAGCCCTGAGAAGGAAGTTGCGATCCATCTACGATGCTTCGGCAGCTCTTGAGGATATTGCGCTGGAGAAGGGAGTTTCTATCCATGCCCCTCTTCAGGGGCAAAGCATTGGCCCATTCATGGTAATGGCACCAACTTTGGGCCGCTATCTTGACCTGATCGCAGATTCATCGAAGACACCGGAAGCTGTTGAGGAAAGCGCTAGGGATAGTGCGCTGAGCAGCCTATTCCGGGTAGTAAAGGCCGCGACGGCCTATATCAAGTCCCTGTGGGGCGAGGAGTATTTTCCACCTGCTCCCACCAGTAGGGAGAATGAAATGAGTGTGGTGCAGTCGGCTGTGCTGAACGGCCATCGCATTATGCTTACTGGTGATGCCGGACGAGAAGCGTTGCAGGAAGTGATCGACTATGCCCCCTTTGCGGGACTGACGTTGCCCGGAATTCGATACTTCCAAGTGCCTCACCACGGAGGTCGGCACAACGTCTCGACGGAAATTCTGGATCAATTGCTGGGGCCACGCTTGGACGCGATGCCTGACAATCACCACTGGAATGCCATATGCAGCTCCGCCAAAGCGGACGAGGATCACCCGCGGAAGTCGGTGATTCGCGCTGTATTGCACCGGGGCGGGCACTGGGCGGCAACTGAAAGCAAGAACATCCGCATCGGCGCGGGCATCACCCGTGATGGCTGGGTGCCGATTCCTCAGGCGCCATATCCCGAAGATCAAGAGAACTGA
- the radC gene encoding DNA repair protein RadC, translated as MSQLSIPSFDSPLMLRDSRGRYRQASADQILEAARQVIDQKMQRGDEFTSPAAVKDYLRAKLAGFEQEVFAVLFLDTCHRLIDYAEMFRGTIDSAEVHPREVVKEALRLNAAAVIISHNHPSGNPEPSAADRALTSQLRQALALVDVRTLDHIIVAGGTTTSFAKRGLI; from the coding sequence ATGTCGCAACTGTCCATTCCTTCCTTCGATTCCCCGTTGATGCTGCGTGACTCGCGCGGGCGCTACCGTCAGGCATCGGCCGACCAGATTCTCGAAGCCGCGCGCCAGGTCATCGACCAGAAGATGCAGCGCGGTGACGAGTTCACTTCGCCGGCGGCGGTCAAGGATTACTTGCGCGCCAAGCTGGCCGGCTTCGAGCAAGAAGTCTTCGCGGTGCTGTTCCTCGATACGTGCCATCGGCTGATCGACTATGCCGAGATGTTCCGCGGCACGATCGACAGCGCGGAGGTTCATCCGCGCGAAGTGGTCAAGGAGGCGCTGCGGCTCAACGCGGCAGCGGTCATCATTTCGCACAATCACCCGAGCGGGAACCCCGAGCCGAGCGCGGCCGACAGGGCACTGACCTCGCAGCTTCGGCAGGCGCTGGCGCTGGTGGACGTTCGCACGTTGGATCACATCATCGTGGCGGGCGGCACCACCACGTCTTTCGCCAAACGTGGCTTGATCTGA